The sequence below is a genomic window from Sneathiella marina.
GATACTTTCTTGATCAGCTCAAATGCCGGCCCAAGCCCGGTTGCTGGCAAGCTCTGCCATGAGAATTTCTTCTCCACCTCCTGGCAGAATGACCAGACACCTATGGCAATGGGTGAAGTTCTTAATCAGCGGGGTATCAAGAACCTGTATATCATGGCGCCTAACTATGCTGCGGGTAAAAACATGGTCACCGGCGTCGAGCGGACATTTAAAGGAAAAATCGTCGGCAAGGACATGACAAAATTCCCGGCACAGCTCGATTTCTCCGCCGAATTGGCAAAAGTCCGGGCAGCCAAGCCTGATGCACTCTTTGTTTTCTATCCTGGGAAACATGGCGCACAATTCATGAAGCAGTATTCACAAGCCGCTCTGGCTGCCTCCGTACCGCTTTATACAGTGTTTACAGTGGACAGTATCAGCCTGCCGCGTATTGGTGAATTGGCTGATGGCAGCTTGATGACACAATTCTGGTCTCCGGACCTTGACGTACCGGCAAACAAGAAATTCGTGGCGGATTTCAAGGCCAAATACGGCCATTATCCAAGCCATTACGCTGCTCAGTCATATGATTCAATCATGCTGATAAATAGTGCTGTTGAAAAAGTAAAGGGTGACTTGAGCAATCGAGACGATACGCGTAACGCCCTACGGCTTGCTGAATTCGACAGTATTCGCGGTAATTTCAAGTTCGGCCAGAATCATATGCCCATCCAGAACTTCTACCTGCGTCAAGTTGGTAAAGATCCAGAAGGCGTTTATACAACAAAAGTTGTTGATACCGTATATGTCGATCATCAGGACACATATGTAAAAGACTGCAAATTGTCCTGGTAGATTTACCGGTCACGTTTCTTCGGAAACATTCAAGCGCGCAGCTGCAGCCGATGCTGCGCGCTTTTTTCTTCATTAACTTCGTACCCACCTTTTAAGGCTTCTCTATGAACTGGTTGCTTTTGCTGGAACAAGTATTGAACGGGTTCCAACTCGGTATATTGTTGTTTTTGCTCGCAGCAGGATTGACTCTTGTTTTCGGGATAATGGATCTGGTTAATCTGGCCCATGGTTCCCTGTATATGATGGGGGCCTATTTCTGCGCGACATTCACAGGTTGGACAGATTCCTTCCTGTTAGGGGCGCTTCTGGCTATACCGGCGACGTTTATTTTGGGCATCCTGGTCGAGGTCATAGCCCTTAGGAACTTGTATGCACGCGATCACCTTGATCAGGTTCTGGCAACATTTGGCCTGATCCTGTTTTTCAACGAATTCGTCCGTCTTGTCTGGGGCCCTATCGGACTGGATATTCCGCTACCGGCTTTCCTCAATTCCACGGTCGAGGTTATACCGGGCGTGCCCTACCCGACTTATCGGGTCGCCATTATCCTGATCGGTTTCTTCGTTGCCGGATTGCTTTACGCCATTGTGTCCAAAACCCGCATGGGCATGTTAATCCGCGCTGGAGCCAGTAACCGGGAAATGATCGGCGCACTCGGGATTAATATCAAGCTCCTCTTTACACTGGTGTTCGGGTTGGGCGCGGCTTTGGCGGCGCTCGCAGGCCTGATGGCTGGACCAATCCTCTCTGTTGAAATCGGAATGGGAGATGGTATTCTTATCCTGACACTTGTTGTTATCGTGATCGGTGGGATCGGTTCTATCAAGGGGGCATTTATTGCGGCCATCATTGTCGGACTGATTGATACGGTCGGCCGGTCGTTTTTGCCCGAAATACTAAAGCTTATGGTTGCCGAGGATAGCGCCGCTACAGCGGCACCCGCCATTTCCTCCATGCTTATCTATATCCTGATGGCACTTGTACTTGCCGTCCGGCCGCAAGGCCTGTTCCCACCGAAGGGAGTTGGCCGATGAGTATGTCCCCCCGCGTTCTGATCAACAGCGCCTTGATCCTTTTACTGGCCCTGGTCCCCTTTATTGCCGAGATGATCGATGACAGTTTCTATGTGGGCCTGACCACTCGCATCCTCATTCTGGCCATCGCCGCCCTTAGCCTCAATCTGTTAATCGGATATGGCGGAATGGTCAGTTTTGGCCACGCTGCCTATATTGGCGTTGGTGCCTATATGGTTGGGATTGGTGCCTTTCATGCCTTTGAAGACGGTGTTGACTGGATGCTGAACGGCTATGTTCAGCTATTCGGTGCAATCTTTGGCTCAGCGGTCATCGCGCTGGTCATTGGTGCCATCAGCCTTCGAACCCGCGGTGTTTACTTTATTATGATCACCATGGCCTTTTCCCAGATGCTGTATTTCACTGCAGTCGGGGTGGAAACCTATGGCGCCGATGATGGCCTCAGCATCTATTCACGCAGCGATATGTTGGGTCTGATCGATATGAGCAATGAAAACAGCCTGTATTATCTGGTCTTCTTCTCCTTGCTCATTCTGCTTTACCTCATGCACCGATTAGTCGGTTCGCAGTTCGGAAATGTGATCCGCGGTAGTAAATCCAATGAAGCCCGCATGCGATCCATTGGTTTTTCCCCATATAAATATCGTCTGGTCGCCTTTGTCATCGCTGGCACCATCGCAGGATATGCCGGGTTTCTGATGGCCAACCTGAATGATTTTGTCAGCCCCGACATGATGCATTGGACCCGATCCGGTGATTTGATCATCATGATTGTTCTTGGCGGTATCGGCAACTTGTTCGGCCCTTTATATGGGGCAGTCGCCTTTCTCATGCTCGAAGAACTCCTGTCCTCAATCCCGTTGACGATCGGTGGATTGCGTGTCGGGGAATATTGGCAACTTTTGTTTGGCCCTCTCCTCATCATCATTGTCCTTTATGCCCGCAACGGCATCGACAGCTTCCTGCCCGGAAAAGATAAACGCTCATGAGTACAGATCTTCTCATCATCGAAAATATGGTCAAACGCTATGGCGGGTTACTGGCAACCGATACCCTGTCACTCACTGTCCGGCAAGGAGAGCTTCACGCCATTATCGGTCCTAATGGTGCTGGCAAGACAACCCTCATCAAGCAGCTGACCGGCGAGATCCAGTCCGATGCTGGTTCGGTAACCTTCGCCGGACGGCAAATCCGCCGAATGTCAGAACCTGCGCGCTCCCACCTTGGGCTCGCGCGGTCGTTTCAGATCACGTCGTTGTTCCAGAATTTCTCGGTCCTGGAGAATATTACACTTGCCGTTCAAGCCCATCAGGGCCATTCCTTCCGCTTCTGGCGCCCGGCAAATAAAACGCCCTCGCTTGTCGAGCCTGCGCTTAAAACCCTTCGGCAGATGGGCCTGGAAAACAAGAAGGACACCATTGTTTCTGCTCTCAGCCACGGTGAGCAACGCCAGCTTGAACTGGCCGTCGCCCTGGCCACTAATCCGAAAATGCTGCTACTCGATGAACCCATGGCGGGGATGTCCGTGGAAGACAGCGCCAATCTGGTCACGATCCTGAAATCCCTAAAGGAGCAATATTCCATTCTTTTGATTGAGCATGATATGGACGCCGTCTTCAGTCTTGCTGATCGGATCACAGTTCTGGTGTATGGCAAGGCTATTGCCACCGGCACGCCGGAAGAAATTCGTCAGAATCCGGAAGTCCGCCAGGCCTATCTCGGCGAGGATGCGTAAATATGCTTGAAGTCAATTCCATAAATACATTCTATGGCCAAAGTCAGGTGCTGTTCGGCATGTCCTTGAAAATAGCCGCCGGGGAAGTGGTGACCCTGATGGGCCGCAACGGCATGGGAAAAACCACCACAGTGCGTTCCATTATGGGGCTGACCGCAGCCCAATCCGGTGAGATCCTGTTTGAAGGAACCAACATCACGGCACTGCCTTCCTATAAGATCGCCAGACTTGGCATCGGTCTTGTCCCGGAGGGGCGCCTGATTTCCCCCAATTTGGATGTTTTGGAAAATCTGGTGGCAACTGCCTATGTCGGCCGCGATGGAAAAGGTAACTGGAGCCTCGATCGGGTTCTCGAGCTATTTCCCCGGCTTCGCGAACGTAAAACCAGCATGGGAAATCAGTTGTCGGGGGGTGAACAGCAAATGCTGGCCATTGCCCGCGCCCTAATGACCAACCCGGAATTGCTCATTCTCGATGAGGCCACTGAAGGATTAGCCCCGCTAATCCGTGAAGAAATTTGGACCTGCCTCGCCGGTCTGAAACAAGAAGGCCAGTCAATTCTGGTGATTGACAAGAACGTTCAGGCTCTCAGTAAATTCGCGGATCGCCACTATATCATGGAAAAAGGACAAGTGGTTTGGGAAGGCAACTCAACCTCTCTAGTTGAGGATGATGAAGTAAAATACAAGTATTTAGGGATTTAACGGCATTTTTGGGTAAATTTTCAGCCAAAGTGACCTAATTTTTTATTACTTTGATCGGCTTTAATATCTTGGTAACCAATTTGTGGTTTCTTGCAGCAATAGAGTTCAGAAGTGTAACAAAACCTTAATCTTTTTAGGAAACAAGCGCGTGGCACAAAGTAACTCATTTAAGACTATAGAGGCCAATGCCAAAAACACCATGGCATTACTCAAAGATCAGAGTATTCGTCAACTCCCAAGGAATTATACTATTTGGTATGAGTACCTGACGGAATCTAATCCTGATCTGGTGCGCCGCGTCAACGAACTCATGGAAACGGATGGGAAATTCACGGATAAAATCGCCAGTGAAATCTATCGCGACTTTTTCACGTTTGAAAAAGAAAACAAAGCCATTCAGGAATCAAACCGCATTGTTCAGAAATCGATGGACAGCGTAATGGTGAACCTCAACGC
It includes:
- a CDS encoding ABC transporter ATP-binding protein — translated: MSTDLLIIENMVKRYGGLLATDTLSLTVRQGELHAIIGPNGAGKTTLIKQLTGEIQSDAGSVTFAGRQIRRMSEPARSHLGLARSFQITSLFQNFSVLENITLAVQAHQGHSFRFWRPANKTPSLVEPALKTLRQMGLENKKDTIVSALSHGEQRQLELAVALATNPKMLLLDEPMAGMSVEDSANLVTILKSLKEQYSILLIEHDMDAVFSLADRITVLVYGKAIATGTPEEIRQNPEVRQAYLGEDA
- a CDS encoding ABC transporter substrate-binding protein yields the protein MVNKKFIGLVSAIALLGTPALSVAADSVKIGFVTTLSTGAGAIGKDMREAVDLAVDHLGGKMAGKDIEIIYEDDGFKPEIGKQKTDKLVKKDKVDFVAGYIWSHVLMASYKSVVDSDTFLISSNAGPSPVAGKLCHENFFSTSWQNDQTPMAMGEVLNQRGIKNLYIMAPNYAAGKNMVTGVERTFKGKIVGKDMTKFPAQLDFSAELAKVRAAKPDALFVFYPGKHGAQFMKQYSQAALAASVPLYTVFTVDSISLPRIGELADGSLMTQFWSPDLDVPANKKFVADFKAKYGHYPSHYAAQSYDSIMLINSAVEKVKGDLSNRDDTRNALRLAEFDSIRGNFKFGQNHMPIQNFYLRQVGKDPEGVYTTKVVDTVYVDHQDTYVKDCKLSW
- a CDS encoding branched-chain amino acid ABC transporter permease; this translates as MSMSPRVLINSALILLLALVPFIAEMIDDSFYVGLTTRILILAIAALSLNLLIGYGGMVSFGHAAYIGVGAYMVGIGAFHAFEDGVDWMLNGYVQLFGAIFGSAVIALVIGAISLRTRGVYFIMITMAFSQMLYFTAVGVETYGADDGLSIYSRSDMLGLIDMSNENSLYYLVFFSLLILLYLMHRLVGSQFGNVIRGSKSNEARMRSIGFSPYKYRLVAFVIAGTIAGYAGFLMANLNDFVSPDMMHWTRSGDLIIMIVLGGIGNLFGPLYGAVAFLMLEELLSSIPLTIGGLRVGEYWQLLFGPLLIIIVLYARNGIDSFLPGKDKRS
- a CDS encoding branched-chain amino acid ABC transporter permease produces the protein MNWLLLLEQVLNGFQLGILLFLLAAGLTLVFGIMDLVNLAHGSLYMMGAYFCATFTGWTDSFLLGALLAIPATFILGILVEVIALRNLYARDHLDQVLATFGLILFFNEFVRLVWGPIGLDIPLPAFLNSTVEVIPGVPYPTYRVAIILIGFFVAGLLYAIVSKTRMGMLIRAGASNREMIGALGINIKLLFTLVFGLGAALAALAGLMAGPILSVEIGMGDGILILTLVVIVIGGIGSIKGAFIAAIIVGLIDTVGRSFLPEILKLMVAEDSAATAAPAISSMLIYILMALVLAVRPQGLFPPKGVGR
- a CDS encoding ABC transporter ATP-binding protein, with the protein product MLEVNSINTFYGQSQVLFGMSLKIAAGEVVTLMGRNGMGKTTTVRSIMGLTAAQSGEILFEGTNITALPSYKIARLGIGLVPEGRLISPNLDVLENLVATAYVGRDGKGNWSLDRVLELFPRLRERKTSMGNQLSGGEQQMLAIARALMTNPELLILDEATEGLAPLIREEIWTCLAGLKQEGQSILVIDKNVQALSKFADRHYIMEKGQVVWEGNSTSLVEDDEVKYKYLGI